The following coding sequences lie in one Capnocytophaga stomatis genomic window:
- a CDS encoding ATP-binding protein, whose product MSNNKENALRLPAELLYAHELEALKAEDKNEEKPFGWQLSPKAVLKFIVGGKANGVDITPKYIGHNRLVEIAIATLLTDRSLLLIGEPGTAKSWLSENLTAAICGDSNKVIQGTAGTSEEHIRYSWNYAMLLANGPSNEALIKSPIYRAMETGSVARFEEISRCASEVQDALISIMSEKTIAIPELGKELSAQRGFSIIATANTRDRGVNEMSSALKRRFNIIVLPSPATLETEVSIVTKRVAEISNNYQLKASLPTNEAIEKIVTIFRELRKGMTLDEKQKLKSPSGVISTAEAISLITNSMALAGSFGSGSVTDEDLASGLQGAIVKDEDKDKLVWKEYLENVMKKRGASWRELYNRCTEMNG is encoded by the coding sequence ATGTCAAATAATAAAGAAAATGCACTACGACTTCCTGCCGAACTGCTATACGCACACGAATTAGAAGCCCTCAAAGCAGAAGACAAAAACGAAGAAAAACCCTTTGGCTGGCAACTATCGCCCAAAGCTGTGCTCAAATTCATAGTCGGAGGAAAGGCAAACGGCGTTGATATAACTCCTAAGTACATTGGGCACAATCGCTTAGTTGAAATTGCTATCGCCACTTTGCTCACTGACCGCTCTCTTTTGCTTATCGGTGAACCCGGAACTGCCAAATCTTGGCTTTCCGAAAACCTTACTGCTGCCATTTGTGGTGACTCCAACAAAGTAATTCAAGGAACGGCAGGCACCAGTGAAGAACACATTCGTTATTCGTGGAATTATGCAATGTTGCTGGCAAATGGTCCTTCTAATGAAGCTCTTATTAAAAGCCCGATTTACAGAGCGATGGAAACAGGTTCCGTAGCCCGATTTGAAGAAATTTCACGATGTGCTTCAGAGGTTCAAGATGCCTTAATTTCAATTATGTCCGAAAAAACAATTGCAATTCCCGAACTCGGCAAAGAACTTTCTGCCCAACGCGGATTTTCCATTATTGCCACAGCAAATACACGCGACCGAGGCGTAAACGAAATGTCTTCTGCCTTAAAAAGACGCTTCAATATCATCGTGTTACCTTCTCCGGCAACGCTCGAAACCGAAGTATCCATCGTTACAAAACGTGTTGCGGAAATCTCTAACAATTATCAACTAAAAGCAAGTTTGCCAACTAACGAAGCTATTGAAAAAATTGTTACTATCTTCCGAGAATTGAGAAAAGGAATGACCTTGGATGAAAAACAAAAATTAAAATCTCCAAGTGGTGTTATCTCCACCGCAGAAGCTATATCACTCATCACCAACAGTATGGCTCTTGCCGGAAGTTTTGGAAGTGGTTCAGTAACAGATGAAGATTTAGCTTCAGGACTGCAAGGAGCTATCGTGAAAGATGAAGACAAAGACAAACTTGTTTGGAAAGAATATCTTGAAAATGTAATGAAAAAACGGGGTGCGTCGTGGCGAGAACTTTATAACCGATGTACAGAAATGAACGGGTAA